The Vidua chalybeata isolate OUT-0048 chromosome 17, bVidCha1 merged haplotype, whole genome shotgun sequence genome contains the following window.
TAATAAATTGCCAAATGCCATTTACCCTGGATAACCTCCTTAGCCCAAACCCTCCATATCTGCTGGGGCTGCTTTGATGTGCTGTTCTGCTCTCTCAGCCCAGATGTTGTCATAGATTTGCTGACGATGACGGTGAAACAGCTTTGAAATACTCTGGCAAGAAATACTTTCCCATCCTGTCTCAGATAGGATCTGCttctcccccccaccaccactCTCACATTTTTCTTACTGAGGCCATTGGGATGAATAAAGGCTCTTTGTTCATTGAGCCGTTTCTTTTCTTGCTGGtgattttttatattttaaaaactaagcTGAAATGACAGCGGCAGCTGTTCAATAGATGAAATAGGTCTCAAATACCACAGTGATGGCCAGTGTTTGGACACCACTTTCAGCCATAGACATGGAGAGTGAAAAGGCATGAGAGCCTTAACAGCTCCAGAAATactttctccctccctcctaaGCCctaggaaaaattaaaatcattctACTGATTGAGAAAATTCTCAGATTTTCTCGTATCACGGTAAGACCCTCTTTTCAGACGTACTGGTAACCTAGTTAAAAGTAGCGCTTGCTCTTTTATAGGGCAAGCgaaaacagcctcaagttgtaccaggggaggtttagattggagATTAGGGAAGATTTTTTCACCAAAAGTGTTACAAGCACTAGCAGAAGGTGCCCAAGAAAGTGGAGGGGTCACaatccctggagggatttaaaagatgtgcagatgtggcacttggggacatggttttgTGGATGGGTCTGTGGGGAAGGGTCTGCGTGCATCCACGTGGATGGCTCTGCATGGATGGATCCATGTGGatgggtttgtgtgtgtggatCCATGTGGATAGATCTGTAAGAATGGATCTATGGGAATGAGTCCATGGGGAGGGATCTGTGGGCAGGGATCCTTGTAGGTGGCTCCTTGTGGTTCCATGTGAAACCTTGTAATGGATCCTTGTAAATGGCTCTGTGTGGATGGATCCATCTGCAACTGTGTGGATGGGTCCAGGTGGATTTAAGGATCCCTGTGGATGGCTCCATGCAGATGGATCCATATGTATCCATGTGGATGGTGGATCCTTGCAGATCCTGGTGGATGGCTCCCTGTGAACAGATCCCTGGGGTGGATCCCTGTGAACAGATCCCTCTGAAGAGATCCCTTTGGATGGATCCCTGTGCATGGCTCCTTGTGCACAAATCCCTTTGGATGGATCCCTGTGCACAGATCCCTGTGCACAGATCCCTTTGGATGGATCCCTTTTGATGGATCCCTTTGGACTGATCCCTGTGCACAGATCCCTTTGGACGGATCCCTGTGCACAGATCCCTTTGGACGGATCCCTTTGGACGGATCCCTGTGCACAGATCCCTTTGGACGGATCCCTTTGGACGGATCCCTGTGCACAGATCCCTTTGCATGGATCCCTTTGGACGGATCCCTGTGCACAGATCCCTATGGACGGATCCCTTTGGACGGATCCCTGTGCACAGATCCCTTTGGACGGATCCCTGTGCACAGATTCCTTTGGACGGATCCCTGTGCACAGATCCCTTTGGATGGATCCCTGTGCACAGATCCCTTTGGATGGATCCCTGTGCACAGATTCCTTTGGATGGATCCCTGTGCACACATCCCTGTGCACAGATCCCTTTGGATGGATCCCTTTGGACGGATCCCTGTGCACAGATTCCTTTGGATGGATCCCTGTGCACAGATCCCTTTGGACGGATCCCTGTGCACAGATCCCTTTGGATGGATCCCTTTGGACGGATCCCTGTGCACAGATCCCTTTGCATGGATCCCTTTGGACGGATCCCTGTGCACAGATCCCTTTGGATGGATCCCTTTGGATGGATCCCTGTGCACAGATCCCTTTGGATGGATCCCTGTGCACAGATCCCTTTGCATGGATCCCTTTGGATGGATCCCTGTGCACAGATCCCTTTGCATGGATCCCTTTGGATGGATCCCTGTGCACAGATCCCTTTGGACGGATCCCTTTGGACGGATCCCTGTGCACAGATCCCTTTGGACGGATCCCTGTGCACAGATTCCTTTGGACGGATCCCTGTGCACAGATCCCTTTGGATGGATCCCTGTGCACAGATCCCTTTGGATGGATCCCTGTGCACAGATTCCTTTGGATGGATCCCTGTGCACACATCCCTGTGCACAGATCCCTTTGGATGGATCCCTTTGGACGGATCCCTGTGCACAGATTCCTTTGGATGGATCCCTGTGCACAGATCCCTTTGGACGGATCCCTGTGCACAGATCCCTTTGGATGGATCCCTTTGGACGGATCCCTGTGCACAGATCCCTTTGCATGGATCCCTTTGGACGGATCCCTGTGCACAGATCCCTTTGGATGGATCCCTTTGGATGGATCCCTGTGCACAGATCCCTTTGGATGGATCCCTGTGCACAGATCCCTTTGCATGGATCCCTTTGGATGGATCCCTGTGCACAGATCCCTTTGCATGGATCCCTTTGGATGGATCCCTGTGCACAGATCCCTTTGGACGGATCCCTTTGGATGGATCCCTGTGCACAGATCCCTTTGGATGGATCCCTGTGCACAGATTCCTTTGGACGGATCCCTTTGGATGGATCCCTGTGCACAGATCCCTTTGGATGGATCCCTTTGGATGGATCCCTGTGCACGGATCCCTTTGGATGGATCCCTGTGCACAGATCCCTTTGGATGGATCCCTGTGCACGGATCCCTTTGGATGGATCTCTGTGCACAGATTCCTTTGGACGGATCCCTTTGGATGGATCCCTGTGCACAGATCCCTTTGGACGGATCCCTTTGGATGGATCCCTGTGCACAGATCCCTTTGGATGGATCCCTGTGCACAGATTCCTTTGGATGGGTCCCTGCGGACGGATCCTCGCTCACGGCCCCGCGGCGCTGCGGGCGTGCTGCCAGCAGAGGGCGCGGTGGGGGCCGCGCTccggggcggtgccggcggTGTCCGCGCGGGGGCGCTCtgggggccgggccgggccgggcgggcgctgAGGCGGCGGCCATGGAGCGGCTGGAGCGGAGCGGGCGCTGGCTGCGCGCCGCGCTGGCCCGCGGGCGGGTGCGCCGCCGGCTCCCCGCGCTGCTGCTCGCCATCGCCCTGCTCGGCTCCGCGCTCAAGGACAGCGACCTGGTGCCCGACACGCCGCTGCAGAACAAGCGCAACCCGCTCAACGTGTGAGGAGGGGCCCGGGGGTCGAGCGAGCGAGCgggagggacggggccgggcgggcggggtGCCCTCAGGGCGCCGGGGGTCGGTGCTGGCCGCGTGTGCCGCGGCTCCCTGCTTCAGGTGATGAGGTTTCCTGTTCCTGACTCAAAGGTTTCAGAATGTCGGGAGTTTATGACTCGGTCTTTAttggaagggggaaaaggagggtttttttttttttttttttttccttcttaactTCGCAGATAATTCCTCGTATTTGAGTAAACTGATTTCACTTGTTGTGGCAGGCACTGACAGGACCCGAGGGCAGGGCCTGGAGCTGTGTCCCGGGAGGGTTAGGCtgggtattaggaaaaggttcttcatcGGGAGcgtggctgagcactggaacaggctccccgGGGCAGTGGTAACAGCACCAAGGCTGACAGGGCTCAGCATTTTGACATTTTGACAGCATTCtgacagtgctctcaggcacatgctGTGACTCTCGGGCcgtcctgtgcagggccaggagttggactccatcacccttgtgggtcccttccaactcagcatattctgtgactGTGTGATAGTTACTGAGCTGATCTAAACCCAGCTGAAGGAAATAGGTCTTTTAGCATCTTTCCTAAAAGCAGAGTGGCTGCCATCCTTTTCTAGCACTTGGGTGATGAGCTAACTGGCTTAGTCATTCCGTCAAACTAGTTTGAGCATTTTGAAGGAAGCAatgagctgggctggagcacatGTGCTGTCCTGCTACAGGTCTGAAAGTAAAACTAaaattgctgttttcctctgtgaCTTGGGGAGCTTTGGACTTTACTGATTCAAATTTGTCATTTGGTCACATGGGAGAGGAGCAGTTTTTAGTGTGATTGAAAGAGCATTGACAGGAAGCACTTAGAGAGAAATTGATCTTACAGTAAAAGCATATTTCAGTTCAGTTCTCCCTTTTAAATAGAGGAAGGTGATCTATACTGACAGTTCCTGAAGcaagtattttttccctccaaattactTGCCTTCTGACTTGTCAGAAGTAACCTTGGTAGcctttcttgcttttaaataaaatgggGGGTTTATTTTCAATTACTGATTCATGGTAGCAGCTGTAGTTACCACGCAGGCATCACttctgtaaaattaaaagaCTGAAGGAAGTACTCCTCAAAAGGCTGGGCAAGGCCCTGACAGGTTTGTTAGGGTCATAAGGAAGATGCAGAACTCCAGACTGGTTTGGCTTTGCCTTTGATGCTCAGGTGAGGATTAAATGATGACTGTGTGTGTCTGTCCATAGCTCAGCCACAGAGCAGAGTTCAGCTGTCTCTGTTTTCAAACTGGGCTCTGCGTAACAAAGGGGCTACACAAttcccctctcccaccagcTGATAGGAAGCAAGCTCCATTGGAAGGTGCTGATGAAAGAAGCAAAATCCTGGACTGTGGCCTCCTTAACTCATTCATACATTCACTTACATGTGCTCCAGTTTAAGATTTGAAAAGAGAATGAGTTAACACAGTGCTGTTTTCTGTTAAACAAGATATCAACACATTGTCAGCTGGGTTTCAAGATTTTATGGGCATCACAGCAAAAGTTTTCAGGGCAGAGAGTGAATTTAGAGATGGAAGGATTTGTGTATGGCTAAAGAAGGCTCTCATAAATTGAAAGGACAGCAAAGGAACAACATTGAGCTGCTTCATTTATTTAGAAGGACatgagagaggaaaagcttCTCAGGCTGATGAGGGGAAAGAGCCAGCCCTCCTGGCTGTCTTCAGAGGCTGAGGTTGTGAAAGGCTTTGTAAGCAAGGATAATTGAGATGGTGGAAGAGTCAGAGAAGGGGTTACTGTGGTCAGGGTGGCAagctaaaaatacattctttgcAGCTGCATTTTGAGTAGGGCAGAGGTGAGCTGGTTTGTAGGGTAAAAGTGATTGCAAAGCTGAGCTGCAAGCCTGTTGCAATGAATGAGGGCTCAGGTCCAAGGCAACGCCACCTTGGAACAAGTACCTGGCTGAGGAAGTATTCAGGTTTTGGGCTTGAGGGAAGTACTGCGGAGAGGGTTAAGATTGTAGCTAAGCTGTATTTTGAGGGGAGGGCACAAATCCCTAATTTAGATGGTTCTGAACACTGACCTTGAGCACTTACTCCACCACTTGCCCCGCTGCTGTGGCGTTTCACCCGTGCTGGTGTCTCCTTTGCCTTTCCTCTGGCAGATACTTCGTGAAGGTGGCCTGGGCTTGGAcgctgtggctgctgctgcccttcatCACCCTCACCACGTACGAGCTGGCCCGGAGCAAGTTCCTGTACGGCCGCACCAAGAGCGCGCTGCTGGTGCTGCGGCGCCTGGGCGCGCTGCTGGTGGGCACGGCCGTGTGGTACCTGTGCACGGAGCTCTTCATCTACGTGGAGAACCTCACTGGGGAGTGCTCCCTGCAGGGCAAACCCGGCCAGCCCCCCCGGCTCTACGCCTCCAAGCGCGAGTGCCACCAGGACAGCGGCGTCTGGAACGGCTTCGACATCTCGGGGCACTGCTTCCTGCTCTCCTACTGTGCCATGATGATCCTGGAGGAGCTGGCCGTGCTGGAAGCGCTGTCCATAGACCACAGCTCCAAGCTGCGTGTGGTGATCAACGTCCTGCttgtttccctgtgtttcctCACCGTGATCTGGGTGTTCATGTTCCTCTGTACTGCCCTGTATTTCCATGACTTCAGCCAAAAGCTTCTCGGTGTGCTGATAGGTCTGTCAGCTTGGTACGGGACATACAGGTTTTGGTATTTAAAGCCCTTTTCTCCTGGACTGCCTCTTCCAAATATACCTTTGAGTTCAAAGAAATACAGCTATAGCAGATAAAATAAGGTTTGAAATGTTTTGGATTTTGCTTTCAGTACTGGAGTAGTTGAGCGTAGGAATGGTTACTGTATTTCCACTGTAAGGAACAAGGTGATGGGTTGGAGAAAACCAAATCTGTATTAGCCATTGGCTGGCAGGTGGTAATGAGCttcttccctgggagaagaaaaaaaatcaggattggAAGAGGTCTGCTCTTGTTTAGGAGCTGCCAACTGGGATTGTCAGCAAAGAAATCAGAAGCTGAATCTGTTTCTCTTACTAAGAAATGGAGAAGCAGACCCAAGGCTAAAAGAGGCCTTTGATCTTTAGTAGTGTGATTTATCTCAGTTAAttctccctcttcctttttGAATTATGTCAAGATGCTGTGgatgatccaaacctcaggtttttttttaatgttcctATTTGTCCCTATATTTCCTTATGGGAAAGCTCTAATAATCACATCGCTACTAACCAttgcaaaaatataaattcttgtGGAAAGCAGTTCTGTTGTGAAACTGGAACATCTCATGTTCTCAAGTGTTTAAAACACTAACTTGCCAGAAATGCCTCATAGCTGCTTCTGCAACAGAGACTAAATCTGAGGTGCAGTGTCTGAAGCAGATTGTGACTCTCAATTCATGCCATGTCTGAAAAGGAAACTCTTGAAAAAACAAGCCTTAACTTTCTCCTTAGGTGAGGTAGATGTAataatattttgtcattttattcTTGATGCTAAAAACCCAAactcctttctgttttgctaAAAAGTCTAGTATGAGGAttggggttttaatttttaaaaaatctaatcCACTACACCCTTTGCAACAACAAATTCCttgggtttgttcttttttctagAACAACAGTGGAATTCTGGTGTTGTGAATAAGCTAGCTTATCCTGCT
Protein-coding sequences here:
- the FITM2 gene encoding acyl-coenzyme A diphosphatase FITM2; the protein is MERLERSGRWLRAALARGRVRRRLPALLLAIALLGSALKDSDLVPDTPLQNKRNPLNVYFVKVAWAWTLWLLLPFITLTTYELARSKFLYGRTKSALLVLRRLGALLVGTAVWYLCTELFIYVENLTGECSLQGKPGQPPRLYASKRECHQDSGVWNGFDISGHCFLLSYCAMMILEELAVLEALSIDHSSKLRVVINVLLVSLCFLTVIWVFMFLCTALYFHDFSQKLLGVLIGLSAWYGTYRFWYLKPFSPGLPLPNIPLSSKKYSYSR